One part of the Desulfonema ishimotonii genome encodes these proteins:
- a CDS encoding DUF1499 domain-containing protein, whose translation MDTRMKITALFLMIALTGCTGKPPENLGVVRGKLSPCPESPNCVSSRSTDETHQIAPLKATLEDVRQALLKMKRVRIITENDTYIHAEFTSAVMRFVDDAEFLYDPDARLVHVRSASRLGRSDFGVNRKHIEAIRASLKTSPPAR comes from the coding sequence ATGGACACCCGAATGAAAATCACCGCACTTTTTCTGATGATCGCGCTCACCGGATGCACCGGCAAACCGCCCGAAAACCTGGGCGTGGTCCGGGGGAAATTATCTCCCTGCCCGGAGTCGCCCAACTGCGTTTCCAGCCGCAGCACGGACGAAACCCACCAGATTGCGCCACTCAAAGCGACACTTGAAGACGTGAGGCAGGCCCTGTTGAAAATGAAGCGGGTCCGCATCATCACCGAAAATGACACCTACATCCACGCCGAGTTCACCAGCGCGGTCATGCGCTTTGTCGATGATGCCGAGTTCCTTTATGATCCCGACGCCCGTCTCGTGCATGTCCGCTCCGCTTCCCGCCTGGGCCGGAGCGATTTCGGCGTCAACCGCAAACACATCGAAGCGATCCGGGCCAGCCTGAAGACCAGTCCGCCCGCCCGGTAA